A genomic stretch from Candidatus Hydrogenisulfobacillus filiaventi includes:
- the lepA gene encoding ribosomal elongation factor, GTPase (Evidence 2a : Function from experimental evidences in other organisms; PubMedId : 12511492, 17110332, 22720735; Product type e : enzyme) has product MDRAHIRNFSIIAHIDHGKSTLADRLIEATGTLSRREMAPQVLDQMELERERGITIKSQAVRMTYVHGGEPYELNLIDTPGHVDFSYEVARALDACEGVLLVVDATQGVQAQTLANLYQALEHDLAIIPVINKIDLPSAEPDRVREELIEIGIDGTEALPVSAKEGTGIGELLAAIVERIPPPGGDPGAPLRALIFDSRFDPYKGVLVYVRVMDGRLYPGQRIRFMATGKEFEVAEVGTFRPQLTVGEVLEAGEVGYLAAAIKTISDTRVGDTVTDAARPAAVPLPGYRPAQPMVYAGLYPVNADDYQRLREALEKLQLNDAAITFEPETSAALGFGFRAGFLGLLHMEVVQERLEREYHIDLITTAPNVVYEVVRTDGRVERIDNPALLPPAGSFKEIREPVVEAEIITPAEFIGAVLELCQERRGQYRNLSYIDPTRALITYRLPLGEIMFDFYDQLKSRTRGYASFNYTLAGFEAADLVRLDILVNGDPVDALSSIVHRERAPYRARALVERLKDLIPRQLFEVPIQAAIGGRVIARETVRALRKDVLAKCYGGDVTRKRKLLEKQKEGKKRMKAVGSVDIPQEAFLAVLGADREGSS; this is encoded by the coding sequence GTGGATCGCGCACACATCCGCAACTTTTCCATCATTGCCCATATCGACCACGGCAAGTCGACGCTGGCCGACCGCCTGATCGAGGCCACCGGCACCCTCAGCCGCCGTGAGATGGCGCCTCAGGTCCTCGACCAGATGGAGCTGGAACGGGAACGAGGCATCACCATCAAGTCGCAGGCCGTCCGGATGACCTACGTCCATGGCGGGGAGCCCTACGAGCTCAACTTGATCGACACCCCCGGGCATGTGGACTTTTCCTATGAGGTAGCACGGGCCCTGGACGCCTGCGAGGGGGTGCTGTTGGTGGTGGACGCCACCCAGGGGGTGCAGGCCCAGACCCTGGCCAACTTGTATCAGGCCCTCGAGCACGACCTGGCCATCATTCCGGTCATCAACAAGATTGACCTGCCCAGCGCGGAACCCGACCGCGTGCGTGAAGAGCTGATCGAGATCGGCATTGACGGCACCGAGGCCCTGCCGGTGTCGGCCAAGGAGGGCACCGGAATCGGGGAGCTGCTGGCGGCGATTGTGGAACGCATCCCCCCGCCCGGCGGCGATCCCGGCGCGCCCCTGCGCGCCCTCATCTTCGACTCCCGTTTCGACCCCTATAAGGGGGTGCTGGTCTATGTGCGGGTGATGGACGGGCGCTTGTACCCCGGCCAGCGCATCCGTTTCATGGCCACCGGCAAGGAGTTCGAGGTGGCGGAGGTGGGGACGTTCCGGCCGCAGCTGACCGTGGGGGAGGTGCTGGAGGCGGGGGAGGTGGGCTACCTGGCAGCAGCCATCAAGACCATCTCCGATACCCGGGTGGGCGACACGGTGACCGACGCCGCGCGGCCGGCGGCGGTACCGCTGCCGGGCTACCGGCCCGCCCAGCCCATGGTCTACGCCGGTCTCTATCCGGTCAATGCCGATGACTACCAGCGCCTGCGCGAGGCCCTGGAGAAGCTGCAGCTCAACGATGCCGCCATCACCTTTGAGCCCGAGACCTCCGCCGCGCTCGGTTTCGGCTTCCGGGCCGGCTTCCTGGGGCTGCTGCACATGGAGGTGGTACAGGAGCGGCTGGAGCGGGAGTATCATATTGACCTCATCACCACCGCCCCCAATGTGGTCTACGAGGTGGTGCGGACCGACGGGCGGGTTGAGCGGATCGACAATCCGGCTCTGCTGCCCCCGGCCGGGAGCTTCAAGGAGATCCGGGAACCGGTGGTGGAGGCGGAGATCATCACCCCGGCCGAGTTCATCGGGGCGGTGCTGGAGCTCTGCCAGGAACGCCGTGGCCAGTACCGCAACCTGAGCTATATCGACCCCACCCGGGCCCTCATCACCTACCGGCTGCCGCTGGGGGAGATTATGTTCGACTTCTATGACCAGCTGAAGAGCCGCACGCGCGGGTATGCCTCCTTCAACTATACCCTGGCCGGGTTTGAAGCGGCCGACCTGGTGCGGTTGGACATCCTGGTCAACGGCGACCCCGTGGATGCCCTCTCCTCCATCGTCCACCGGGAGCGGGCCCCCTACCGCGCCCGGGCCCTGGTGGAGCGGCTCAAGGACCTCATTCCCCGCCAGTTGTTTGAGGTGCCCATCCAGGCCGCCATCGGCGGGCGGGTCATTGCCCGCGAGACGGTCCGGGCCCTGCGCAAGGACGTGCTGGCCAAGTGTTACGGCGGCGATGTCACCCGCAAGCGCAAGCTGCTCGAGAAGCAGAAGGAAGGCAAGAAGCGCATGAAGGCGGTGGGCAGCGTGGACATCCCGCAGGAGGCGTTCCTGGCCGTGCTGGGGGCGGACCGGGAGGGGTCCTCGTGA
- a CDS encoding Stage II sporulation protein P translates to MRRPIIIWWSGSRRSWNRPGPRRGPRARAPHPPAVGRPPAAARAWRWPWGALTVYGLTLAASLWVLAGGPRRLFPPLQPVTAPLGGRTAGPSSWAGRTLAALGVEEATARAWVEAALPAMLPPAPAPRSWRSWLGAALADLSGSRIHDLRQLVALALPVMEAAAARPLPAAAPLPPGLPGPEAVAPALPGDHGRVWAQLGSGPLIGIYHTFTRQTFGGGGSGYSTDWPRTVVQVGWWLAQDLHRLGVPVVQARVDNMRQGLLDAYHLSYRTARQILTWYPGVRVLLDVARGDNPDPAATTVELAGVRVARIAIVVGTNRLLPDPYWHQDLRFALRLAGRLEADAPGILEGKDGVSTVPYRYNQELLPADLLIRIGGPGNTLAQERYAASYLAEALAQLAHTGALTRGGG, encoded by the coding sequence ATGCGGCGGCCGATCATCATCTGGTGGAGCGGGTCCCGGCGGAGCTGGAACCGGCCCGGACCCCGGCGGGGCCCCCGCGCGCGGGCGCCGCATCCGCCGGCGGTGGGGCGGCCGCCGGCGGCGGCCCGGGCCTGGCGGTGGCCTTGGGGGGCCTTGACCGTCTACGGGCTCACCCTGGCTGCCAGCCTGTGGGTGCTGGCGGGCGGGCCCCGCCGCCTGTTCCCGCCCCTGCAGCCGGTGACGGCACCCCTGGGCGGCCGGACGGCGGGCCCGTCCTCCTGGGCGGGGCGGACCCTGGCGGCTCTGGGGGTGGAGGAGGCCACCGCCCGGGCCTGGGTGGAGGCCGCCCTGCCGGCTATGCTGCCGCCCGCCCCGGCCCCCCGCTCCTGGCGGTCCTGGCTGGGGGCGGCCCTGGCCGACCTGAGCGGCAGCCGTATTCACGACCTCCGGCAGCTGGTGGCCCTGGCCCTGCCGGTGATGGAAGCGGCCGCCGCCCGTCCGCTGCCGGCGGCGGCGCCCCTGCCCCCGGGGCTGCCGGGTCCGGAGGCCGTCGCCCCCGCCCTGCCCGGCGATCACGGGCGGGTCTGGGCGCAGCTGGGCAGCGGACCCCTCATCGGCATCTACCATACCTTCACCCGGCAGACCTTCGGCGGGGGCGGCAGCGGCTACAGCACCGACTGGCCGCGCACGGTGGTGCAGGTCGGCTGGTGGCTGGCGCAGGACCTGCACCGGCTGGGGGTGCCGGTGGTGCAGGCACGGGTCGACAATATGCGCCAGGGCCTGCTGGACGCCTACCACCTTTCCTACCGCACCGCGCGGCAGATCCTGACCTGGTACCCGGGCGTGCGGGTGCTGCTGGACGTGGCCCGGGGGGACAACCCCGACCCCGCCGCCACCACCGTCGAGCTGGCGGGGGTGCGGGTGGCACGCATCGCCATCGTGGTCGGCACCAACCGCCTGCTGCCGGATCCCTACTGGCACCAGGACCTGCGCTTCGCCCTGCGTCTGGCCGGGCGGCTCGAGGCCGACGCGCCGGGCATCCTGGAGGGGAAGGACGGGGTCAGCACCGTGCCCTACCGCTATAACCAGGAGCTGCTGCCGGCCGACCTCCTCATCCGCATCGGCGGGCCGGGCAACACCCTGGCCCAGGAACGCTATGCCGCCAGCTACCTCGCCGAGGCCCTGGCCCAGTTGGCGCACACCGGCGCCCTGACCCGGGGCGGGGGCTAG
- the grpE gene encoding Protein GrpE, whose protein sequence is MAAGEGREDMDAMAESGEERRAADGQAGPGEGTPEPALEPESGVVETTPEPVPEPDYKVLAEERYDQLLRLRADFENYRRRVERDRLEVQGQVTGALVVELLPVYDNLERALRFMPDTPEARSWRVGVEMTLKGFDEVLARLGVTPIPSVGQRFDPAVHEAIQRVASEQPEGTVVEEVLKGFRWRDRVLRASQVKVSSGPAAPAEDDSAAGA, encoded by the coding sequence ATGGCGGCTGGCGAAGGCCGGGAGGACATGGATGCCATGGCGGAATCCGGGGAGGAGCGCCGGGCGGCGGACGGCCAGGCCGGGCCCGGGGAGGGGACGCCGGAGCCGGCCCTGGAGCCGGAATCGGGGGTAGTGGAGACCACCCCGGAGCCGGTGCCGGAACCGGACTACAAGGTGCTGGCCGAGGAACGGTACGACCAGCTCCTGCGCCTGCGGGCCGACTTCGAGAACTACCGGCGGCGGGTCGAGCGCGACCGCCTGGAGGTGCAGGGGCAGGTGACCGGGGCCCTGGTGGTGGAGCTGCTGCCGGTCTACGACAACCTGGAACGGGCCTTGCGCTTCATGCCCGACACCCCGGAGGCCCGCTCCTGGCGGGTGGGGGTGGAGATGACGCTCAAGGGGTTTGACGAGGTGCTGGCGCGCCTGGGGGTGACCCCCATCCCCAGCGTGGGGCAGCGTTTCGACCCGGCGGTCCACGAGGCCATCCAGCGGGTGGCCAGCGAACAGCCGGAGGGGACGGTGGTGGAAGAGGTGCTGAAGGGGTTCCGCTGGCGGGACCGGGTCCTCCGGGCCAGCCAGGTGAAGGTCTCGTCCGGTCCGGCGGCGCCCGCGGAGGACGACTCCGCGGCCGGGGCCTAG
- the hrcA gene encoding Heat-inducible transcription repressor HrcA encodes MDARKRRVLQALVTDYIATAEPVGSRTLVRKYGLGVSSATVRNEMADLEEAGYLEQPHTSAGRIPSDKGYRYYVDELMPPAPVDRDTRDRIRAALRTRVREIRWLLHQAGQLVSAITHYPTVVLGPGGADAHLLDLRVVPLEGEQVLLVLQTSAGLVQTRTVSLPPDLDPRALAALAEDFTRRYQGTPVKDLGDRVTDLEGGLRRHRRLWEALTAWLHEWGAEEEDRITVSGLLNILAEPEFRDVSRVRRVLGFLERDGVRLLEELAAGEGTVSVAIGAELGSYASELADALAGCSVISATYTVGGETLGQVVVIGPTRMYYARVMAVLDVMAGELSRALKWA; translated from the coding sequence ATGGACGCACGCAAGCGGCGGGTGCTCCAAGCCCTCGTGACGGACTACATCGCCACCGCCGAACCGGTGGGGTCCCGCACCCTGGTGCGCAAGTACGGGCTGGGGGTCAGTTCAGCCACGGTGCGCAACGAGATGGCCGATCTGGAAGAGGCCGGCTATCTGGAGCAGCCGCATACCTCGGCCGGACGGATCCCGTCCGACAAGGGATACCGGTACTATGTGGACGAGCTGATGCCGCCGGCGCCGGTGGACCGCGACACCCGGGACCGCATCCGCGCCGCCCTGCGCACGCGGGTGCGGGAGATCCGGTGGTTGCTGCACCAGGCCGGTCAGCTGGTCTCGGCCATCACCCACTATCCCACCGTGGTGCTGGGGCCGGGCGGCGCCGACGCCCACCTTCTCGACCTGCGCGTCGTCCCCCTGGAGGGGGAGCAGGTGCTGCTGGTGCTGCAGACCAGCGCCGGCCTGGTGCAGACCCGGACCGTCTCCCTGCCCCCGGACCTGGACCCGCGGGCCCTGGCGGCCCTGGCCGAGGACTTCACCCGCCGCTACCAGGGGACCCCGGTCAAGGACCTGGGCGACCGGGTGACCGACCTAGAGGGCGGCCTGCGGCGGCACCGGCGGTTGTGGGAAGCCCTCACCGCCTGGCTGCACGAGTGGGGCGCGGAGGAGGAGGACCGCATCACCGTCAGCGGTCTGCTCAACATCCTGGCCGAGCCGGAGTTCCGGGACGTGAGCCGGGTGCGGCGGGTGCTGGGCTTCCTGGAACGGGACGGGGTCCGGCTGCTGGAGGAGCTGGCGGCCGGGGAGGGAACCGTGAGCGTGGCCATCGGGGCGGAGCTGGGGTCCTATGCCAGTGAGCTGGCGGATGCCCTGGCCGGCTGCAGCGTGATCAGCGCCACCTACACCGTGGGCGGGGAGACGCTAGGGCAGGTGGTGGTGATCGGGCCTACGCGCATGTATTATGCGCGGGTGATGGCGGTGCTGGATGTGATGGCAGGCGAACTGTCGCGGGCGTTGAAATGGGCGTGA
- a CDS encoding Uncharacterized HIT-like protein aq_141 — protein sequence MVADACPFCAIAEGRAPARILYEDGQALAFYDIHPVAPVHVLVIPRSHIVSLAAASPEEAALIADLVRVVHRVAADLGLNRRGYRVVANAGREGGQTVAHMHWHLLGGRAMRWPPG from the coding sequence ATGGTGGCGGACGCCTGCCCCTTCTGCGCCATTGCGGAAGGGCGTGCTCCCGCCCGCATCCTCTATGAGGACGGGCAGGCGCTGGCTTTTTACGACATTCATCCCGTAGCCCCCGTGCATGTGCTGGTTATTCCCCGCAGCCACATCGTCTCCCTGGCGGCGGCCAGCCCGGAGGAGGCCGCCCTCATCGCCGATCTGGTCCGGGTGGTGCACCGCGTGGCCGCCGACCTGGGCCTGAACCGGCGCGGCTACCGCGTGGTCGCCAACGCCGGCCGCGAGGGCGGACAGACGGTGGCGCATATGCACTGGCATCTGCTAGGCGGGCGGGCGATGCGCTGGCCGCCGGG
- a CDS encoding PrsW family intramembrane metalloprotease, with protein sequence MLEKKGPLRTLAYGWRVARSPQYLGLFVFAVAPMIMESLRVDVIAGMMVYFSLFWLVIFRRISGDELRTPSRTLDAAAYLFTAVFGVLFAAGLESTAMAWGARRLIAGPLDTASWLTYVVAVGMVEETAKQLVVGGFALYQRWRGRVWNPWAFMALGIVSGLGFSAVENIDYVNRGVFMDMSHLAVGLGTVTALTRALYTPFLHAIWAGVAAYALGVAAQGPRWRWGPAGWGWLTVAVLHGTYDATVGVNTVWALADVAVSYFLFLYLALQRRPGLLQSGRRTSG encoded by the coding sequence ATGCTGGAGAAGAAGGGGCCCCTGCGGACGCTGGCCTACGGCTGGCGGGTGGCCCGATCCCCGCAGTACCTGGGGCTGTTCGTCTTCGCGGTGGCCCCGATGATTATGGAGAGCCTGCGGGTGGATGTGATCGCAGGCATGATGGTTTACTTTTCGCTGTTCTGGCTGGTGATCTTCCGCCGCATCAGCGGGGACGAACTGCGCACCCCCTCCCGCACCCTGGATGCTGCGGCCTACCTGTTCACGGCCGTGTTCGGGGTGCTGTTCGCGGCCGGGCTGGAGTCCACCGCCATGGCCTGGGGGGCGCGGCGCCTGATCGCGGGTCCCCTCGACACCGCCTCCTGGCTGACCTATGTGGTCGCGGTGGGCATGGTGGAGGAGACGGCCAAGCAGCTGGTGGTGGGAGGCTTTGCCCTCTACCAGCGCTGGCGGGGGCGGGTGTGGAATCCCTGGGCCTTCATGGCCCTCGGGATCGTTTCCGGGCTCGGCTTTTCGGCGGTGGAGAACATCGACTACGTCAACCGCGGGGTGTTCATGGACATGTCCCACCTGGCAGTGGGGCTGGGCACCGTCACCGCCCTCACCCGCGCCCTCTACACCCCCTTCCTGCACGCCATCTGGGCGGGGGTGGCGGCCTATGCCCTGGGGGTGGCGGCCCAGGGGCCGCGCTGGCGCTGGGGGCCGGCCGGCTGGGGATGGCTGACGGTGGCGGTGCTCCACGGCACCTATGACGCCACCGTGGGGGTCAACACGGTGTGGGCGCTGGCGGACGTGGCCGTCTCCTACTTTCTGTTCCTCTACCTGGCCCTGCAACGCCGGCCGGGGCTGCTGCAAAGCGGGCGGCGGACGTCTGGATAA
- the prmA gene encoding Ribosomal protein L11 methyltransferase: MPWGASPPGRGIYRAVTAHWPGGADGAVLEAAADCFRDAGAGGVEWEDGRPAAAPFTDIPLDRAGTPFVRAYFPDDAAWPRIREQVRARLAALGATVRITTVREEDWAAAWKRYYRPLPLPGGYWVVPAWEDLPAEAAPERVIRLDPGMAFGTGTHPTTRMCLERLLEKELAGRQVMDLGAGSGVLALAAALRGARVLAVEPDPVALAVLEANLARNPAGRAVTAAAGTWAGQRDRVPQWDGVVANIIWEVLAPLLEDFPTRLAPGGWLLLSGILATREAELAERAQAAGLQPVFRRQEGDWLAVEFRRR; this comes from the coding sequence ATGCCCTGGGGCGCTAGCCCGCCGGGGCGGGGGATCTACCGGGCGGTGACGGCGCACTGGCCCGGGGGAGCGGATGGGGCGGTGCTGGAGGCAGCGGCCGACTGCTTCCGCGACGCCGGCGCAGGCGGGGTGGAATGGGAGGACGGCCGGCCGGCGGCCGCCCCCTTTACGGATATCCCCCTGGACCGGGCTGGGACCCCCTTCGTGCGGGCGTACTTTCCCGATGACGCCGCCTGGCCCCGGATCCGGGAGCAGGTGCGCGCCCGGCTGGCGGCGCTGGGTGCCACCGTCCGCATCACCACGGTGCGGGAGGAGGACTGGGCCGCAGCCTGGAAGCGGTACTACCGGCCGCTGCCCCTTCCCGGCGGCTACTGGGTGGTGCCCGCCTGGGAGGACCTCCCGGCGGAGGCGGCGCCGGAGCGCGTCATCCGTCTGGATCCCGGCATGGCCTTCGGGACCGGGACGCATCCCACCACGCGCATGTGCCTGGAACGGCTGCTGGAGAAGGAGCTGGCGGGGCGGCAGGTGATGGACCTGGGTGCGGGATCCGGCGTCCTGGCCCTGGCCGCCGCCCTGCGGGGCGCGCGGGTGCTGGCGGTGGAGCCCGACCCGGTGGCCCTGGCGGTGCTGGAGGCCAACCTGGCCCGCAACCCCGCCGGCCGGGCGGTCACGGCGGCGGCCGGGACCTGGGCCGGGCAACGGGACCGGGTGCCCCAGTGGGATGGCGTGGTGGCTAACATTATCTGGGAGGTGCTGGCGCCCCTGCTGGAGGACTTCCCAACCCGGCTCGCCCCCGGCGGGTGGCTGCTGTTGTCCGGCATTCTGGCCACCCGGGAGGCCGAACTGGCGGAACGGGCGCAGGCGGCCGGGTTGCAGCCGGTGTTCCGGCGGCAGGAGGGGGACTGGCTGGCGGTAGAATTCCGCCGGCGCTAA
- the hemW gene encoding Heme chaperone HemW, producing MSGTPLPWGVYVHVPFCRRRCTYCDFAAAAGRAPVDPETYAGLVVREWEAVRRAQAPPGRPVSVYLGGGTPSLLPPAAVGRILEAVARDPGLAPGAEVTLEANPGTVTPASLAGYRAAGVNRLSLGVQAVQDRLLAALGRDHTAAEAAAAVNWARRAGFDNLNLDAIYGLPGQSVADWRDTLDRLLDWAPEHLSLYRLQVEEGTPLAVAVRRGQVRLPEEDATADMADAALARLEAAGFRRYEISNFARPGRESRHNRLYWELDPYLPLGAGAHGYLPGDGSRPGRRWWNPANLRRYRDAVQAGRDPAAGEERLDRAEEMREFLWLGLRQVAGVDPEAFRRRFGRAPGEGVPVLAELGRRGLLAEGSRLALSPRGLEVANVVFRALVDAEVH from the coding sequence GTGAGCGGCACCCCCCTGCCCTGGGGGGTGTATGTGCATGTGCCCTTCTGCCGCCGGCGCTGCACCTATTGCGATTTTGCCGCCGCCGCCGGTCGGGCGCCGGTGGACCCGGAAACCTATGCCGGCCTGGTGGTGCGCGAGTGGGAGGCGGTGCGCCGGGCTCAGGCCCCGCCCGGGCGGCCGGTGTCGGTGTACCTGGGCGGGGGGACCCCCTCCCTGCTGCCGCCGGCGGCGGTGGGCCGCATCCTGGAGGCCGTGGCCCGTGACCCCGGTCTGGCCCCGGGGGCGGAGGTCACCCTGGAGGCCAACCCCGGCACCGTTACCCCGGCCAGCCTGGCCGGATACCGCGCGGCCGGGGTCAACCGCCTCTCGCTGGGGGTTCAGGCGGTCCAGGACCGGTTGCTGGCCGCCCTGGGCCGGGACCATACCGCCGCCGAGGCGGCGGCGGCGGTGAACTGGGCGCGCCGGGCCGGCTTCGACAACCTGAACCTGGATGCCATCTACGGCCTGCCCGGGCAGAGCGTTGCCGACTGGCGCGACACCCTGGACCGGCTCCTTGACTGGGCGCCGGAACACCTGTCGCTGTACCGGCTGCAGGTGGAGGAGGGCACGCCCCTGGCGGTGGCGGTGCGCCGGGGGCAGGTCCGCCTGCCGGAGGAGGATGCCACGGCCGATATGGCCGACGCCGCCCTCGCGCGCCTGGAGGCGGCCGGCTTCCGGCGCTATGAGATCTCCAACTTCGCCCGTCCCGGGCGGGAGTCCCGCCACAATCGCCTCTACTGGGAGCTGGACCCCTATCTCCCTCTGGGGGCCGGGGCTCACGGCTACCTGCCCGGCGACGGCAGCCGTCCCGGCCGGCGCTGGTGGAACCCGGCCAACCTCCGCCGCTACCGGGATGCGGTACAGGCGGGGCGGGACCCGGCGGCCGGGGAGGAGCGCCTGGACCGGGCGGAGGAGATGCGTGAGTTCCTGTGGCTGGGGTTGCGTCAGGTGGCAGGGGTGGACCCCGAGGCCTTCCGGCGGCGTTTCGGGCGGGCGCCCGGGGAGGGTGTGCCGGTGCTGGCCGAACTCGGCCGCCGCGGCCTGCTGGCGGAAGGGTCCCGCCTGGCCTTGAGCCCGCGGGGGCTGGAGGTGGCCAATGTGGTCTTCCGGGCGCTGGTGGATGCGGAGGTGCATTGA
- the dnaJ gene encoding co-factor of molecular chaperone (Evidence 2a : Function from experimental evidences in other organisms; PubMedId : 10383760, 10658654, 16385044, 16952052; Product type f : factor) — protein MAKRDYYEVLGVSRNASQDEIKRAYRQLARKLHPDANPGDPTAEERFKEINEAYEVLSDPEKRSRYDAFGTQGPQAGAGFRPGSDMGGFGDLFDMFFGSMGMGAERGRRAGPERGDDLRYDLTITLEDVMQGAEREIRIVREEVCPTCGGTGAQPGTQPERCPQCHGSGQVQQVRESFFGRMVTVHTCPRCHGTGRIIAHPCHACHGSGRVRAERRLVITIPPGADEDRPLRVAGEGAAGRRGGPPGDLYVVLHVEPHERFRREGDDLWTDLTVSFAQAALGAEIPLAGLTGEESVPIPPGTQSGEVLTLRGKGLPHLGSPQVRGDLKVRVQVAVPRRLSARERELLHQWAALRHEPVAGHDDKGFLRRVKDALGR, from the coding sequence ATGGCCAAACGGGATTACTATGAGGTGCTTGGCGTCAGCCGCAATGCCTCCCAGGACGAGATCAAGCGGGCCTACCGGCAGTTGGCGCGCAAGCTGCATCCGGACGCCAATCCCGGCGATCCCACGGCCGAGGAGCGCTTCAAGGAGATCAACGAGGCCTACGAGGTCCTGAGCGATCCCGAGAAGCGCTCCCGCTACGATGCCTTCGGGACACAGGGCCCCCAGGCCGGGGCCGGCTTCCGGCCCGGGTCCGACATGGGCGGCTTCGGCGACCTGTTCGACATGTTTTTCGGCTCCATGGGCATGGGGGCGGAGCGCGGGCGCCGGGCGGGTCCCGAACGCGGCGACGACCTCCGCTACGACCTCACCATCACCCTGGAGGATGTGATGCAGGGGGCGGAACGCGAGATCCGGATTGTGCGCGAGGAGGTCTGCCCCACCTGCGGCGGGACCGGGGCCCAGCCGGGCACCCAGCCCGAGCGCTGCCCGCAGTGCCACGGCAGCGGCCAGGTGCAGCAGGTGCGGGAAAGCTTCTTCGGGCGCATGGTGACCGTGCATACCTGCCCCCGTTGTCACGGGACCGGCCGCATCATCGCCCATCCCTGCCACGCCTGCCATGGCAGCGGGCGGGTGCGGGCGGAACGGCGGCTGGTGATCACCATCCCTCCCGGGGCCGACGAGGACCGCCCCCTGCGGGTAGCCGGAGAGGGCGCGGCCGGGCGCCGGGGCGGCCCGCCCGGGGACCTCTATGTAGTGCTGCATGTGGAGCCGCATGAGCGCTTCCGGCGTGAGGGCGACGACCTGTGGACCGACCTCACGGTGAGCTTTGCCCAGGCGGCCCTGGGGGCCGAGATCCCGCTGGCGGGGCTTACCGGGGAGGAGTCGGTGCCGATCCCGCCCGGCACCCAGAGCGGGGAGGTGCTCACCCTACGGGGCAAGGGGCTGCCGCACCTGGGCTCGCCGCAGGTGCGGGGAGACCTTAAGGTCCGGGTGCAGGTGGCGGTGCCGCGCCGGTTGTCGGCCCGGGAGCGCGAGCTGCTCCACCAGTGGGCGGCGCTGCGCCACGAGCCGGTGGCCGGCCATGACGACAAGGGCTTCCTGCGGCGGGTGAAGGATGCCCTGGGGCGCTAG
- a CDS encoding Putative hydrolase of the HAD superfamily (Evidence 3 : Putative function from multiple computational evidences), whose amino-acid sequence MSQQQPGTVLGRVRAVFFDLDDTLYDFRRTWETVTRAFLAEILPPPHRVDEVWPAFDRLNRVIYHYADRGHFPGRLARRLRWELLAAFLGLHFPDFDALTADHIGRMAAGCVPFPDTLPTLARLRALGLTLGVITNGPRELLARRLTAIGARDYFPDHLCIAADQVGRLKPGPEIFLAALAAAEVAPHEALYVGDSWTFDVKGAEAAGIPVIWIDRRRRPPPDPALIVAAVPDLTAVADLLTRARRSP is encoded by the coding sequence ATGAGCCAGCAGCAGCCCGGGACGGTCCTGGGCCGGGTACGGGCGGTCTTCTTCGACCTCGACGACACCCTCTACGACTTCCGGCGCACCTGGGAGACCGTAACCCGGGCCTTCCTGGCCGAAATCCTGCCCCCGCCCCATCGCGTGGATGAGGTCTGGCCCGCCTTCGACCGCCTGAACCGCGTGATCTACCATTACGCCGACCGCGGCCATTTCCCCGGCCGCCTGGCCCGCCGCCTGCGCTGGGAACTGCTGGCCGCCTTTCTCGGCCTCCATTTCCCCGACTTCGACGCCCTGACCGCCGACCACATCGGGCGCATGGCCGCCGGCTGCGTGCCCTTCCCCGATACCCTGCCCACCCTGGCCCGCCTGCGGGCCCTGGGCCTGACCCTGGGGGTCATCACCAATGGACCGCGGGAGCTGCTGGCCCGGCGTCTGACCGCCATCGGGGCCCGCGACTACTTCCCCGACCACCTGTGCATCGCTGCCGACCAGGTGGGCCGGCTGAAGCCGGGCCCGGAGATCTTCCTGGCCGCGCTGGCGGCGGCGGAGGTCGCCCCCCATGAGGCCCTGTACGTCGGCGACTCCTGGACCTTCGACGTCAAGGGGGCGGAGGCGGCCGGCATCCCCGTCATCTGGATCGACCGCCGGCGGCGGCCGCCGCCCGACCCGGCCCTGATCGTGGCTGCTGTGCCCGACCTGACTGCGGTGGCCGACCTCCTCACCCGCGCCCGCCGCTCCCCCTAG
- a CDS encoding protein of unknown function (Evidence 5 : Unknown function): MAKVVELRFCDICHKPVVKKGPPLPLTPPATFESILCKECLTKYGHLYHPW; the protein is encoded by the coding sequence GTGGCCAAGGTGGTCGAACTCCGCTTCTGCGACATCTGCCATAAGCCGGTGGTCAAGAAGGGGCCTCCGCTGCCGCTGACGCCGCCGGCGACCTTTGAGAGTATCTTGTGCAAAGAGTGTCTCACCAAGTACGGGCATCTCTACCATCCCTGGTAA